A section of the Humulus lupulus chromosome 2, drHumLupu1.1, whole genome shotgun sequence genome encodes:
- the LOC133816777 gene encoding uncharacterized protein LOC133816777 isoform X1, with protein MRGSDAGEATRIHVRTTNTEVTPRDEVAAAAASSAQKSMDFMAEKKKSMRARYAYGIIFLIPNLCAWIVRDYGQMAQPQFHYLKSCGADGRDCVHTLGVLRVSFGCFIYFSVMFLTTFRTRKLYETRNAWHSGWWTLKYFMLIVSLVVPIFFPSGFIQLYGELARVGAGIFLLLQLISVIQFINWWNKYWMPDEEKKQSCSLGLFMSTLFYIASVCGLVYMYATYGTKTSCSLNIFFISWTAILLIVMMAISLHSKVNRGLLSSGIMAAYVIYLCWSALRSEPANEKCYKHKEVIENGDWTTIVSFLIAICAIVMATFSTGIDSESFQFRKDEVKEEDDIPYKYEFFHLVFSLGAMYFAMLFISWNLNNSPTKWSIDIGWASTWVKIVNEWFAATIYVWTLISPVVKQSKLVSCEEAGGGGEERIQPALP; from the exons ATGAGAGGATCTGATGCAGGTGAAGCCACAAGAATACATGTCAGAACAACAAACACCGAGGTTACTCCTCGGGAtgaagtagcagcagcagcagcctcCTCGGCGCAGAAGAGCATGGATTTCATGGCCGAAAAGAAGAAGTCAATGCGAGCGCGTTATGCATATGGCATTATCTTTCTTATTCCAAATCTTTGTGCTTGGATTGTTAGAGATTATGGACAAATGGCTCAACCTCAGTTCCATT ATCTAAAATCTTGTGGAGCTGATGGAAGAGATTGTGTTCATACACTAGGCGTCCTTCGAGTGAGTTTCGGGTGCTTT ATATATTTTTCTGTGATGTTTCTCACAACATTTAGAACAAGAAAGTTATACGAAACTCGCAATGCATGGCATTCTGGATGGTGGACATTAAAGTATTTCATGTTGATTGTGTCACTGGTGGTTCCAATCTTTTTTCCTTCTGGTTTTATTCAACTCTATG GAGAACTTGCTCGAGTCGGTGCAGG gatttttcttcttctccaACTTATAAGTGTGATTCAGTTCATTAATTGGTGGAATAAGTACTGGATGCCTGATGAGGAAAAGAAGCAGAG CTGCTCCCTCGGATTGTTTATGTCGACGCTATTTTACATCGCTTCTGTGTGCGGACTTGTGTACATGTATGCAACTTATGGCACAAAAACCTCTTGTAGTCTCAACATTTTTTTCATCTCATGGACTGCAATTCTTCTTATTGTCATGATGGCTATATCCCTTCATTCAAAG GTCAATAGGGGTCTTCTATCATCAGGAATCATGGCTGCATATGTTATTTACTTATGTTGGTCTGCTCTAAGAAG TGAACCTGCCAATGAGAAGTGTTATAAACACAAAGAAGTCATTGAGAATGGTGATTGGACTACCATAGTA AGCTTCTTGATTGCAATATGTGCCATTGTCATGGCAACTTTTTCAACAGGAATTGATTCAGAATCATTCCAG TTTCGCAAAgatgaagtaaaagaagaagatgacatTCCCTACAAGTATGAGTTTTTTCACCTAGTATTCTCCTTGGGGGCCATGTATTTTGCAATGTTATTCATCAGTTGGAATCTCAACAATTCACCAACAAA GTGGAGCATAGACATAGGGTGGGCAAGTACATGGGTGAAAATTGTGAACGAGTGGTTTGCAGCCACAATATATG tATGGACGTTGATTTCCCCGGTTGTGAAACAGTCCAAATTGGTAAGTTGTGAAGAAGCAGGCGGCGGCGGGGAGGAGAGGATTCAGCCAGCTCTACCATGA
- the LOC133816777 gene encoding uncharacterized protein LOC133816777 isoform X2: protein MRGSDAGEATRIHVRTTNTEVTPRDEVAAAAASSAQKSMDFMAEKKKSMRARYAYGIIFLIPNLCAWIVRDYGQMAQPQFHYLKSCGADGRDCVHTLGVLRVSFGCFIYFSVMFLTTFRTRKLYETRNAWHSGWWTLKYFMLIVSLVVPIFFPSGFIQLYGELARVGAGIFLLLQLISVIQFINWWNKYWMPDEEKKQSCSLGLFMSTLFYIASVCGLVYMYATYGTKTSCSLNIFFISWTAILLIVMMAISLHSKVNRGLLSSGIMAAYVIYLCWSALRSEPANEKCYKHKEVIENGDWTTIVSFLIAICAIVMATFSTGIDSESFQFRKDEVKEEDDIPYKWSIDIGWASTWVKIVNEWFAATIYVWTLISPVVKQSKLVSCEEAGGGGEERIQPALP from the exons ATGAGAGGATCTGATGCAGGTGAAGCCACAAGAATACATGTCAGAACAACAAACACCGAGGTTACTCCTCGGGAtgaagtagcagcagcagcagcctcCTCGGCGCAGAAGAGCATGGATTTCATGGCCGAAAAGAAGAAGTCAATGCGAGCGCGTTATGCATATGGCATTATCTTTCTTATTCCAAATCTTTGTGCTTGGATTGTTAGAGATTATGGACAAATGGCTCAACCTCAGTTCCATT ATCTAAAATCTTGTGGAGCTGATGGAAGAGATTGTGTTCATACACTAGGCGTCCTTCGAGTGAGTTTCGGGTGCTTT ATATATTTTTCTGTGATGTTTCTCACAACATTTAGAACAAGAAAGTTATACGAAACTCGCAATGCATGGCATTCTGGATGGTGGACATTAAAGTATTTCATGTTGATTGTGTCACTGGTGGTTCCAATCTTTTTTCCTTCTGGTTTTATTCAACTCTATG GAGAACTTGCTCGAGTCGGTGCAGG gatttttcttcttctccaACTTATAAGTGTGATTCAGTTCATTAATTGGTGGAATAAGTACTGGATGCCTGATGAGGAAAAGAAGCAGAG CTGCTCCCTCGGATTGTTTATGTCGACGCTATTTTACATCGCTTCTGTGTGCGGACTTGTGTACATGTATGCAACTTATGGCACAAAAACCTCTTGTAGTCTCAACATTTTTTTCATCTCATGGACTGCAATTCTTCTTATTGTCATGATGGCTATATCCCTTCATTCAAAG GTCAATAGGGGTCTTCTATCATCAGGAATCATGGCTGCATATGTTATTTACTTATGTTGGTCTGCTCTAAGAAG TGAACCTGCCAATGAGAAGTGTTATAAACACAAAGAAGTCATTGAGAATGGTGATTGGACTACCATAGTA AGCTTCTTGATTGCAATATGTGCCATTGTCATGGCAACTTTTTCAACAGGAATTGATTCAGAATCATTCCAG TTTCGCAAAgatgaagtaaaagaagaagatgacatTCCCTACAA GTGGAGCATAGACATAGGGTGGGCAAGTACATGGGTGAAAATTGTGAACGAGTGGTTTGCAGCCACAATATATG tATGGACGTTGATTTCCCCGGTTGTGAAACAGTCCAAATTGGTAAGTTGTGAAGAAGCAGGCGGCGGCGGGGAGGAGAGGATTCAGCCAGCTCTACCATGA